One genomic window of Candidatus Rokuibacteriota bacterium includes the following:
- a CDS encoding phosphate ABC transporter substrate-binding protein has product MALLLRPAWGEEKIVLDGSTGMLPLAKALGTAYQQQSSNPQVEIGKGLGTGARLRALAEGKIQIALASHGIKPEDVQKGNLKVIEVAKGAIVFAVNASVPITNITEAQVCDVYSGKIRNWQPLGGADSPIDVLTRPPTEVDPEVIRAKIRCFKELKEVETAKVMARGGDMAKGLADTPRAIGMTSMTVVEQSGGKAKALTLNGVAPTAENVKSGRYFLARDFLFVIKGEPPTLVKKFLDFALSPHGDRVILANGAVHLR; this is encoded by the coding sequence TTGGCGCTACTGCTCCGGCCTGCGTGGGGGGAGGAGAAGATCGTCCTCGACGGTTCAACCGGGATGCTCCCGCTAGCCAAAGCTCTTGGCACGGCCTATCAACAGCAGTCCTCCAATCCCCAGGTGGAGATCGGCAAGGGGCTCGGGACCGGAGCACGACTCCGAGCCCTGGCGGAGGGAAAGATTCAGATCGCCTTGGCCAGCCACGGCATAAAACCTGAGGATGTCCAGAAGGGGAATTTGAAAGTCATCGAGGTGGCCAAGGGGGCGATCGTTTTCGCGGTCAACGCCAGCGTCCCAATCACCAACATTACCGAGGCACAGGTGTGTGACGTCTACAGCGGCAAGATACGGAACTGGCAACCCCTGGGCGGTGCTGATAGTCCGATCGACGTGCTCACCCGTCCACCCACGGAGGTGGATCCTGAGGTAATTCGAGCAAAGATCCGTTGCTTCAAGGAGCTGAAAGAGGTGGAGACGGCCAAGGTGATGGCTCGAGGCGGCGACATGGCCAAAGGGCTTGCGGACACGCCGCGCGCCATCGGGATGACCAGCATGACCGTGGTGGAACAGAGCGGAGGGAAGGCGAAGGCCCTGACCCTGAACGGGGTTGCCCCCACGGCAGAGAATGTAAAGAGCGGTCGCTACTTTCTGGCCCGGGATTTTCTCTTTGTCATCAAAGGAGAGCCACCGACCCTCGTCAAGAAATTTCTCGACTTCGCCCTGAGCCCGCACGGCGACCGCGTGATCCTGGCCAACGGCGCAGTCCATCTACGATAG
- a CDS encoding MFS transporter: MSVPSRRADTFWLAGLCTARVGASMMYMAYPAVLPILQREWSLSATAAGSISSAFQLGVAVSLTVLSALADRVGARSVFVWSSFAAAGVSLLLPVLAQGYLSALILFTVLAISLAGTYTPGLILLAERFPAARRGWAIGWFLASSSVGYALALVVAGLVVAGWRLALATLALGPVACMVLAIPILRGTVTRLAAAPARWSFGDELLRNRAAQLMIAGYTFHSWELLGMWAWTPAFLTAVLRTQGLEVARSAGIGANLTALFHVMGIVASSIGGWLSDRWGRTAVIIGMMVVSTTCSFTFGWLLTAPLTLVVAVGLVYGFSAIGDSPVYSTGISEVVDAAHLGSVLAVRSLLGFGAGAVAPLVFGAVLDLTGGRANPGGGIWGWAFAVLGIGGFLGICSMLWLRALPESRRLAGGKR; encoded by the coding sequence GTGTCCGTCCCATCGCGTCGCGCCGACACGTTCTGGCTCGCGGGCCTCTGCACCGCCCGCGTGGGAGCCTCGATGATGTACATGGCGTACCCGGCCGTCCTCCCCATCCTCCAGCGGGAGTGGTCCTTGTCAGCGACGGCCGCCGGCTCAATCTCCTCGGCCTTCCAGCTCGGCGTCGCCGTCTCGCTGACGGTGCTCTCGGCCCTGGCGGATCGAGTGGGAGCCCGGAGCGTCTTCGTGTGGTCGAGCTTCGCCGCCGCCGGTGTCTCGCTGCTTCTGCCGGTGCTGGCCCAGGGCTACCTCTCGGCCCTTATCCTCTTCACCGTCCTGGCCATCTCCCTGGCCGGGACCTATACCCCCGGGCTCATCCTGCTCGCCGAGCGCTTCCCCGCCGCGCGGCGCGGGTGGGCGATCGGCTGGTTCCTGGCCTCGTCGTCCGTCGGCTACGCTCTTGCCCTCGTTGTGGCCGGCCTCGTGGTCGCGGGGTGGCGGCTCGCCCTGGCGACGCTGGCCCTCGGACCGGTCGCCTGCATGGTCCTGGCCATCCCGATCCTGCGCGGCACTGTCACCCGGCTCGCCGCGGCGCCGGCCCGCTGGAGTTTCGGCGACGAGCTGCTCCGGAATCGCGCAGCCCAGCTGATGATCGCGGGTTACACGTTCCACTCCTGGGAGCTCCTCGGGATGTGGGCGTGGACGCCGGCGTTCCTCACGGCGGTGCTCCGCACCCAGGGCCTCGAGGTCGCCCGGTCGGCAGGCATCGGGGCCAACCTGACCGCGCTCTTCCATGTCATGGGGATCGTCGCCAGCAGCATCGGCGGCTGGCTCTCTGACCGCTGGGGGCGCACCGCGGTCATCATCGGGATGATGGTCGTGAGCACGACCTGCTCGTTCACCTTCGGGTGGCTCCTGACCGCGCCACTGACGCTCGTGGTGGCCGTCGGGCTCGTCTACGGCTTCTCGGCAATCGGCGACTCGCCGGTCTACTCGACCGGGATCAGCGAGGTCGTCGACGCGGCCCACCTGGGCTCCGTCCTGGCGGTCCGGTCGCTCCTGGGGTTCGGGGCCGGGGCGGTAGCCCCCCTGGTCTTCGGGGCCGTGCTCGACCTGACGGGAGGCCGCGCCAACCCGGGAGGCGGGATCTGGGGGTGGGCCTTCGCCGTCCTCGGCATCGGCGGGTTCCTCGGGATCTGCTCCATGCTCTGGCTCCGGGCGCTCCCCGAGAGCCGCAGGCTTGCCGGGGGGAAGCGCTGA
- a CDS encoding SDR family oxidoreductase: MAGVLAGKVAVITGAGRGIGRAVAVAYAREGAALALCSRTGEELRSTAAEGDRLGAKVLALPTDVSQLDEAVAFVDAALKTFGRLDVLVNNAGVAHAQVGLLECPVEEWDRVLAVNLRGAYLVARAVAPHMVRQRRGSIINVSSWLGRDTLNGWGAYGVSKWGLEGLTRYLALELKPSRVRVNSVSPGYVATKMTNYGGAQPESVVDLFVYLASDASNGLTGQALDVETWRRELGIRRKEQ, from the coding sequence ATGGCCGGCGTGCTGGCGGGAAAGGTCGCCGTAATCACGGGGGCAGGGCGCGGTATCGGCCGCGCCGTGGCCGTGGCCTACGCGCGGGAGGGAGCCGCGTTGGCCCTCTGCTCGCGCACGGGGGAAGAGCTTCGCTCGACGGCTGCCGAGGGGGACCGTCTCGGAGCGAAGGTGCTGGCACTCCCGACCGACGTGAGCCAGCTCGACGAGGCTGTCGCCTTCGTCGACGCGGCCCTGAAGACGTTCGGTCGCCTCGATGTCCTGGTAAACAATGCCGGCGTTGCGCACGCACAGGTCGGGTTGCTGGAGTGTCCGGTCGAGGAGTGGGACCGGGTGCTGGCGGTCAATCTCCGGGGCGCCTACCTCGTGGCCCGGGCGGTCGCTCCCCACATGGTGAGGCAGAGGCGGGGGAGCATCATCAACGTGTCGTCCTGGCTGGGACGCGACACGTTGAACGGGTGGGGAGCCTATGGAGTCTCCAAGTGGGGGCTCGAAGGCCTCACGCGCTACCTGGCGCTGGAGCTCAAGCCCTCCCGGGTCCGGGTCAACTCGGTGAGCCCGGGCTACGTGGCGACGAAGATGACGAACTACGGCGGCGCCCAGCCCGAGAGCGTGGTCGACCTCTTCGTTTACCTGGCGTCGGATGCGTCGAACG